A part of Helicobacter himalayensis genomic DNA contains:
- a CDS encoding acyltransferase, giving the protein MAYFAHKSAVIDTGAIIGEGCKIWHFCHIFASARIGKNCTIGQNCMIGENVSVGENVKIQNNVSLFSGVVVENSVFIAPSVVFTNVKNPRAFLSRKNEFRTTLIKQGASIGANATIVCGVSIGAYALIGAGSVVTKDVPAFGLVVGNPARLVGFVDKAGVKMEFDSQKRAIDSFDKSIYELRNGVVVELG; this is encoded by the coding sequence ATGGCGTATTTCGCGCATAAAAGCGCAGTGATTGACACAGGCGCGATTATTGGGGAGGGTTGCAAGATTTGGCATTTTTGTCATATTTTTGCGAGTGCTAGAATCGGCAAGAACTGCACAATCGGGCAAAATTGTATGATTGGGGAAAATGTGAGTGTTGGGGAAAATGTGAAAATCCAAAATAATGTGAGTCTTTTTAGCGGTGTGGTGGTGGAAAATAGTGTGTTTATCGCGCCTAGCGTGGTTTTTACAAATGTCAAAAATCCGCGCGCTTTTCTCTCGCGCAAAAATGAGTTTCGCACCACACTCATTAAACAAGGTGCGAGTATTGGTGCAAATGCGACTATTGTATGCGGGGTTAGCATTGGCGCGTATGCGCTCATTGGCGCGGGAAGTGTGGTGACAAAAGATGTGCCTGCATTTGGGCTTGTGGTTGGGAATCCTGCGCGCCTTGTTGGCTTTGTGGATAAGGCGGGGGTGAAAATGGAATTTGATTCTCAAAAGAGGGCGATTGATAGTTTTGATAAAAGTATCTATGAGCTAAGAAATGGCGTGGTGGTCGAGCTTGGCTAA
- a CDS encoding Gfo/Idh/MocA family oxidoreductase, with protein sequence MYAFGLLGVAGFVAKRHLQAIKQTSNILLAAIDRNDCVGILDSYFPDTRFFLSLESFSTFLQSQPLDYLSIATPNFLHKSHCKFALRYGVNAICEKPLVLNAQDARELLALEKNSNRKIWSILQLRLHPNIIALKKRVDSILAQDGARIFDVELTYITARGSWFFASWKGDEAKSGGLACNIGIHFFDMLQYIFGAVEKNILHYKSMETMSGFLQCKHAQISWFLSISSKFLPQNSPARTYRCMRVDSEEVDFSGGFEDLHTQSYRQILQGKGFGIESSIPSIEIVETLRSIPLSKEGRIHPLCENMNGA encoded by the coding sequence ATGTATGCGTTTGGCTTACTGGGCGTAGCGGGCTTTGTAGCAAAGCGCCATCTTCAAGCTATCAAGCAGACGAGCAACATCCTCCTAGCAGCTATTGATAGAAATGACTGCGTGGGGATCTTAGATAGCTATTTTCCTGATACACGCTTTTTTCTTAGTTTGGAATCTTTTAGTACTTTTTTGCAAAGTCAGCCCCTTGATTATCTTAGTATCGCTACGCCAAATTTTTTACATAAAAGCCATTGCAAGTTTGCTTTGCGATACGGAGTGAATGCAATTTGTGAAAAACCACTCGTATTAAACGCGCAAGATGCAAGAGAATTGCTCGCGTTAGAAAAAAATTCTAATAGAAAAATTTGGAGTATTTTGCAACTGCGCCTACACCCAAATATTATTGCGCTAAAAAAACGCGTAGATTCTATCCTAGCCCAAGATGGCGCGCGTATTTTTGATGTTGAGCTTACTTACATCACCGCGCGCGGGAGCTGGTTTTTTGCTTCTTGGAAAGGAGATGAGGCAAAAAGCGGAGGGCTAGCGTGCAATATTGGCATACATTTTTTTGATATGTTGCAGTATATTTTTGGCGCGGTGGAAAAAAATATTTTGCATTATAAAAGTATGGAAACAATGAGTGGATTTCTGCAATGCAAGCACGCGCAAATCTCATGGTTTCTCTCAATCTCTAGCAAATTTTTGCCACAAAATAGCCCTGCGCGCACTTATCGCTGTATGCGTGTGGATTCTGAAGAAGTTGATTTCAGTGGCGGATTTGAAGATTTACACACGCAAAGTTACCGCCAGATTCTGCAAGGTAAGGGCTTTGGGATAGAATCTAGCATTCCTAGCATTGAAATAGTTGAAACCTTGCGCTCAATCCCTCTTAGCAAAGAGGGGCGAATCCACCCGTTGTGCGAAAATATGAATGGTGCATAA
- a CDS encoding SPOR domain-containing protein: MEDRREFNDILIDERAQDQNRSKKIILLVVAAVLLFAILVIAVIASLNEDKVQKGLEQSTATQGGLQKDLVAFADKPASTPTQENPDGFEPIKPQSTTDEDDRFGQIVQQIQRRQSEQNPALAQNTEPTQTPQVLPTPAPVQPEPTQVSAPKPTPQTQTTQPRQAQVAPAPKPVATSKPATQPARPGQDTAQNVPGIAQTFPSQTIDKSKNGQNAQKGHYIQVGSFSNTPNKEFLSKLENYSYRVYNMQNATKYLIGPYNSRTDANRDMLKVKTDMGEQVFYYEVK, translated from the coding sequence ATGGAAGATAGAAGAGAATTCAATGATATTTTAATCGATGAAAGGGCGCAAGACCAAAATCGTAGTAAAAAGATTATTCTTTTGGTAGTTGCGGCGGTGTTGCTTTTTGCAATCCTTGTAATTGCTGTGATTGCGAGTTTGAACGAAGATAAAGTGCAAAAAGGACTAGAGCAAAGCACTGCCACACAGGGTGGCTTACAAAAAGATCTTGTGGCGTTTGCAGATAAGCCGGCAAGCACACCAACACAAGAAAATCCCGATGGGTTTGAACCTATCAAACCACAAAGCACGACTGATGAAGATGATAGGTTTGGGCAAATTGTACAGCAAATCCAAAGAAGACAAAGCGAGCAAAATCCTGCACTTGCACAAAACACAGAGCCCACACAAACACCACAAGTATTGCCTACGCCAGCACCCGTGCAGCCAGAGCCAACACAAGTGTCTGCACCAAAACCAACGCCACAAACACAAACCACACAACCGCGCCAAGCACAAGTTGCACCTGCACCAAAGCCGGTGGCTACGTCAAAACCAGCAACACAACCAGCGCGTCCGGGGCAAGATACAGCGCAAAATGTGCCCGGAATTGCCCAAACTTTCCCATCACAAACAATTGATAAAAGCAAAAATGGGCAAAATGCGCAAAAAGGGCATTATATACAAGTTGGTTCATTCTCAAATACGCCAAACAAGGAGTTTTTAAGTAAGTTAGAGAATTACAGCTATCGCGTTTATAATATGCAAAATGCTACAAAATATCTTATCGGACCTTATAATTCCCGCACTGATGCAAATCGCGATATGTTAAAGGTTAAAACCGATATGGGTGAGCAAGTTTTTTATTATGAGGTAAAGTAG
- a CDS encoding DUF1882 domain-containing protein, translating to MTEMDLKLIKMDTSHYYLKQPGIGQKVVYSARILYDKFKRVDSMLTSSLIHEHWDKKIIIAHSLILKNSKVENIVFDYNGRNPERFYHRAQLLLREEGFINFTAYKTKTPGHLHLYIHKGHTELGEGKRLAKTLSMKLSQSCPLEWKVFPNDTFPPTFNILALPYDVFAKERGASWSKYM from the coding sequence ATGACAGAGATGGATTTGAAGCTGATAAAGATGGACACCTCGCATTACTACCTTAAGCAGCCCGGTATCGGTCAAAAGGTTGTTTATTCGGCTAGAATCCTTTATGACAAGTTTAAGCGCGTAGATTCTATGTTGACTTCATCGCTTATCCACGAGCATTGGGATAAAAAAATCATCATCGCGCATTCGCTTATTTTGAAAAATTCAAAGGTTGAAAATATCGTTTTTGACTACAATGGGCGCAATCCGGAGAGATTCTATCATAGGGCACAACTTTTATTGCGTGAGGAAGGTTTTATTAACTTTACTGCCTACAAGACCAAAACGCCCGGACATTTACATTTGTATATTCACAAGGGACATACGGAGTTAGGAGAAGGCAAGAGATTGGCTAAGACGCTTTCAATGAAACTTTCTCAAAGCTGTCCGCTAGAGTGGAAGGTTTTTCCAAATGATACTTTCCCGCCGACTTTTAATATTCTCGCACTGCCTTATGATGTCTTTGCAAAAGAGCGCGGGGCGTCGTGGTCCAAGTATATGTAG
- a CDS encoding serine hydroxymethyltransferase, producing MAYFLERDSELFSLINKELERQNTHLEMIASENFTFPSVMEAMGSVLTNKYAEGYPGKRYYGGCEFVDEIENLAIKRAKELFGCEFVNVQPHSGSQANGAVYAALLKPYDKILGMDLSHGGHLTHGAKVSTSGQLYQSFFYGVELDGYINYDKVMEYAQVVKPKILVCGFSAYTRALDFKRLREIADSVGALLMGDIAHVAGLVVAGEYPNPFPHCHIVTTTTHKTLRGPRGGMIMTNDEELSTKINKAVFPGVQGGPLMHVIAGKATGFLENLKPEWKTYAKQVKLNISELAKVLVSRGYKLVSGGSDNHLILMSFLDKDFSGKDADLALGNASITVNKNTVPGETRSPFVTSGVRIGSPALTARGMKEKEFQWIGGKIADILDDITNTSLQERIAQEVKEMGKDFIIYDRAIY from the coding sequence ATGGCGTATTTTTTAGAGCGAGATTCTGAGCTTTTTTCACTTATTAATAAAGAGTTAGAGCGTCAAAATACACATTTAGAGATGATTGCAAGCGAGAATTTTACTTTTCCAAGCGTTATGGAAGCAATGGGGAGCGTACTGACAAACAAATACGCTGAAGGCTATCCGGGCAAGCGTTATTATGGAGGTTGTGAGTTTGTCGATGAGATTGAGAATCTTGCAATTAAGAGGGCAAAAGAACTCTTTGGTTGTGAATTTGTTAATGTCCAACCACATTCTGGCTCACAAGCAAATGGCGCGGTGTATGCGGCACTTTTGAAGCCTTATGACAAAATTTTAGGTATGGATTTAAGCCATGGTGGGCATTTGACACACGGCGCGAAGGTAAGCACAAGCGGGCAGTTATACCAAAGCTTTTTTTATGGTGTGGAGCTTGATGGGTATATTAATTATGATAAGGTTATGGAATACGCGCAGGTGGTGAAACCAAAGATTTTGGTATGTGGATTTTCAGCCTATACACGCGCACTTGATTTTAAGAGATTGCGTGAGATTGCAGATTCTGTGGGGGCGCTGTTGATGGGTGATATTGCGCATGTAGCGGGGCTTGTCGTTGCAGGAGAATATCCAAATCCATTCCCACACTGCCATATTGTTACCACCACCACGCATAAGACTTTGCGCGGACCAAGAGGTGGTATGATTATGACAAATGATGAGGAGTTAAGCACAAAGATTAATAAGGCAGTATTCCCCGGCGTGCAGGGCGGACCTTTGATGCATGTTATCGCGGGCAAAGCAACAGGATTTTTAGAAAATCTCAAGCCTGAGTGGAAAACTTACGCAAAACAAGTGAAGCTTAATATCTCTGAGCTTGCTAAAGTGCTTGTTTCACGCGGCTATAAGCTTGTGAGTGGGGGAAGTGATAATCATCTTATTTTGATGAGTTTTCTTGATAAGGATTTTAGCGGCAAAGACGCGGATTTAGCACTTGGAAATGCGAGTATAACGGTAAATAAAAATACAGTCCCGGGTGAAACGCGTTCGCCTTTTGTAACAAGTGGTGTGCGCATCGGCTCACCGGCTCTCACCGCTCGTGGTATGAAAGAAAAAGAGTTTCAATGGATTGGTGGAAAAATCGCGGATATTTTAGATGATATTACAAATACTTCTTTGCAAGAGCGCATAGCGCAGGAAGTTAAGGAGATGGGGAAAGATTTTATTATTTACGATAGAGCGATTTATTAG
- the lysS gene encoding lysine--tRNA ligase, with protein MFSNFYIQQRLKKATLLSESGQNPYGTNAKRSLSNKEFLEKYGYLCAQDSTLQADTQASNLESAGSKHSLAESIVGRVRFIRLMGKACFIKIEDQSGILQAYISKNDVGERFEEIKKILEVGDIIGVSGFAFVTKSGELSIHAQDFRILCKAIIPLPEKFHGLSDVELRYRQRYVDLIVNDNVKKTFILRSKIIASIREFFDNLGFLEVETPMLHPIPGGANAKPFATHHNALNVERYLRIAPELYLKRLIVGGFEAIYEINRNFRNEGIDHSHNPEFSSIEFYWAYHTFSDLITLTKELFAFLFERLELPSVLNFGEMEIDFSKWEILSYNQSLQKIGGLDSEIIENKERLESHLRASGIKLAPNLSYGKLLDEAFGNFVESKLINPTFIVEYPIEISPLARRSETNPDIAERFELFIGGREIANGFNELNDPLDQKARFEEQVAQKDAGDEEAQYMDEDFLWALGYGMPPTAGEGIGIDRLVMLLTNNKSIKDVILFPALKPHKGNYDILENKE; from the coding sequence ATGTTTTCAAATTTTTATATCCAACAACGACTTAAGAAAGCCACGCTTCTTTCAGAATCTGGACAAAATCCATATGGCACGAATGCCAAGCGCTCGCTAAGTAATAAAGAATTTTTAGAAAAATACGGCTATCTTTGCGCGCAGGATTCTACTCTGCAAGCAGATACGCAAGCAAGCAACTTAGAATCTGCAGGCTCTAAACATTCTCTTGCAGAATCTATTGTTGGGCGCGTGCGCTTTATCCGCCTTATGGGGAAGGCTTGCTTTATTAAGATTGAGGATCAAAGTGGGATTTTGCAGGCTTATATTAGTAAAAATGATGTGGGTGAGCGCTTTGAAGAGATAAAAAAGATTTTGGAAGTTGGGGATATTATCGGTGTGAGCGGATTTGCATTTGTTACCAAAAGTGGCGAGCTAAGTATCCACGCGCAAGATTTTAGAATCCTTTGTAAAGCCATCATTCCTCTGCCTGAAAAATTTCACGGCTTAAGCGATGTGGAATTGCGCTACCGCCAGCGTTATGTGGATTTGATTGTAAATGATAATGTGAAGAAAACTTTTATTTTACGTTCTAAGATTATCGCTTCTATTCGAGAATTTTTTGATAATTTAGGATTCCTAGAAGTTGAGACGCCCATGCTTCATCCAATTCCCGGTGGTGCGAATGCAAAGCCATTTGCAACACATCATAATGCACTTAATGTCGAGCGTTATTTGCGTATCGCGCCGGAATTGTATTTGAAGCGTCTGATTGTTGGTGGTTTTGAGGCGATTTATGAGATTAACCGTAATTTCCGCAATGAAGGCATTGACCATTCTCATAACCCTGAGTTTAGTAGCATTGAGTTTTATTGGGCGTATCATACTTTTTCGGATTTAATCACGCTTACAAAAGAGCTTTTTGCCTTTTTATTTGAGCGGTTGGAATTGCCATCTGTGCTTAATTTTGGCGAGATGGAAATTGATTTTAGCAAATGGGAGATTCTTAGTTATAACCAATCTTTACAAAAAATTGGCGGACTAGATTCTGAAATTATTGAAAATAAAGAGCGTTTGGAATCTCACCTGCGCGCATCTGGCATCAAACTCGCACCAAATCTAAGCTATGGAAAATTGCTTGATGAAGCGTTTGGGAACTTTGTAGAATCTAAGCTTATTAATCCAACTTTTATTGTGGAATACCCCATAGAGATTAGCCCGCTTGCGCGCCGAAGTGAGACAAATCCTGATATTGCCGAGCGTTTTGAGCTTTTTATCGGTGGGCGCGAGATTGCAAATGGCTTTAATGAACTAAATGACCCACTAGATCAAAAGGCGCGCTTTGAAGAGCAGGTGGCGCAAAAAGATGCAGGCGATGAAGAGGCGCAATATATGGACGAGGATTTCCTTTGGGCGCTTGGCTATGGTATGCCACCAACGGCTGGAGAGGGCATAGGTATTGATAGACTTGTGATGCTTTTGACAAACAATAAGAGCATTAAAGATGTGATTTTATTCCCTGCCCTTAAGCCACATAAAGGAAATTATGATATACTAGAAAACAAGGAATAA
- a CDS encoding CvpA family protein — MEQLSYIDVCLLLLSALLSVKSINEGFVRSFGGLLGLLLGVFLAARFYTQTSNMLSAHVFNFSPQINTIIAFLVVATIVYLLFMLLSEIIARWVQNTLAERLDKALGLIFGFCKSFALLAIIVFFLAQISFLQNFAQKAQKESFVYRLMQNLARDITDFKIVAQTIESAGNAVQGKN; from the coding sequence ATGGAGCAACTAAGCTATATTGATGTTTGCTTACTTCTTTTAAGCGCACTTTTGAGCGTGAAAAGTATCAACGAAGGTTTTGTGCGTAGTTTTGGTGGTTTGTTAGGATTGCTTCTTGGTGTTTTTTTAGCAGCGCGCTTTTATACGCAGACAAGCAATATGTTAAGTGCGCATGTCTTTAATTTTTCCCCCCAGATAAATACGATTATCGCGTTTTTGGTGGTGGCGACAATTGTGTATTTGCTTTTTATGCTATTGAGTGAGATTATCGCAAGGTGGGTGCAAAACACGCTTGCAGAGCGCTTAGATAAGGCGCTTGGGCTTATTTTTGGATTCTGTAAATCATTTGCGCTACTTGCGATTATTGTCTTTTTTCTTGCGCAAATTTCATTCTTGCAAAATTTCGCTCAAAAGGCACAGAAAGAGAGCTTTGTGTATCGATTAATGCAGAATCTCGCGCGCGATATTACGGATTTTAAAATTGTAGCCCAAACTATAGAATCCGCAGGTAACGCCGTGCAGGGCAAAAACTAG